The sequence cctaggaaggtttcagcggtaGGTGTCATCAGCACTGctctttcccatggtgtggcccatttgtaactaggatctacctcacttttggccatataatctaaaatgagatgtgaaaatgcatggacggtgtggatttctcacaattcACGTTGGTCCTCTTAGTACGGGCGAGGAAGTATCTTAACAGAATtggataaatatttcaaatacgTTTTGAATTCAATGAAATTTAAAAGCTGACTGCAGATCGCCTTGTTTTGGCCGAAGTTGCTTTTTTCCTTGTTTTGGCGGAAGTTGCTTTTTTCCATTTCTGGAACTTTCCTAGCGCATACGGTTGTGTATCTTGACTTAAGATACAGCGTTTTATTGATAGCTGAGTAGCCCTCATGTACAACATCGGATCCGtcaaatgggtgggccacataataaggATTACCTGGGATGAAAAAGAAAACTGTCCTATCATTTGGAAGTCTACAATtttgaaatagatggatgggagCACGTATTGGGTACCAGTTACACGTTACACGTCGCTGTAAGTACCACATCACCGgccttttttaatatattaaaaaaatttaggcCGTTAGACGGTTTcgcttggaaatcggattgcacaCCGATTACCGTACGCTCCTgctcttaccgtactgagtaaactcagttaggcccacctcgtatgtatgtggtccatccaagctgtccatccgtttttccatttaatttaaggagttgagccccaaatatcaagtggatcttaccactgtaaacagtgggataatgatttccactgttgaaaccttgttaggccccacagtgatgtttatttgtcatccaacctgtccataagatcatacaggcatggatgaagagaaaacacaaatataaacttgatccaaaacttttgtagccactgAGAAATTTTCAAGGGGTAAACGATTCAATTCAACTGTTCCCTGTAAAGTGGATTGAAATGTATATGCTtcgttttttgtatcaagccctaaaattatccggtaaaattgatggacggagataaaatacataaatcatggtggaccctgcaGAGTTTACCCATTACACTAACGTAGTGAGTTactcgcaatccgcttccttctatCCAGGATTCAGTGCACGGGTTGAGCAGCGAGGCCCGCTACCAAAATGACATCACCtaatcatgtggatcccacaataaagtatgttttttatccacaccgtccatccattttcagagatcattttagggcatgagccatagaatgaagcagatccaaaactcgagtggaccccaccacagaaaattgtGGAGAGAatcacgcccaccattaaaaacttttacggGTCAAAAGTTTtccattaagttgatatttgtgttttaccttcttcaATGTTTGTGTTAAcataaggtccactgtgattattatttaagttttcatttgGAGATTCGCAccggttgagtagtgagactcactGCTAAAGTGACGTCACATAGTTATGTCaatcccactataatgtatgttttgtatccatgccatccatccctttaagGTGATTAAATGAAGCAGGTAGTTTGATCTGGATTGTCCAATATCTGAAAGTTGACAAGGTGAGCCATTAAGAGATGATGGGTGACTATGTTTGATAAAGATCTTGCCTTGAGGTTTCCGAATCTTGGTTTGGTTGTTTTTATCAAAGGAATTTTGGTGGTCACAGACAAATCTTTAGTGGCCATGAAGATCTCAATAACAAATTAGTTATGAGAAGCAGTTCCGAAAAGTCAGTGACTTTGGAGTTCTTTTTTTACAAGGCAAAGCTTGCACGAAGAATCCCAAAGGATCTAGAAGCCCATGGCTAAGGGCTTTCAACTTCTCGAGAAAGTTATAAAAAGATTTACAttcatgtttattttacatattcTAGCCTAACCTAATTCACTAATATCCAACAACTCTCGCTCTAATACGTTTATCTTATGAGTAAATTAAATATCTGTAACTTTAAATTGTCAAATCTCTATGTCCATCTGAATTCCGATTCAATTGTTCATGCTCTGATCATATCCTGCTAATTATCTGCATTGATCATCTGTTCTAATGGGTGCATTAagtatttatcttatttttcgctTCAATTAAATTATAAAGCACAATGGTTGTAACAAGGCCAATACATTAATAAAGATTGATCGTATTATATtagtctttattttattttatgcaaaTCTTCTACACTAATTGAAGAATATTATGTTAAACTACTTATGAAATAGAAAATCTATTGACTGGCCGATTCTATAATCACTGGtacaaggcaaaaagaactcattcgtGAGAGCTAACCCCTTCCCTAGCTCAAATTGCCTGATTACGACACACAACAAATCAACAAGTCAGTGATAGAGATGACTTTAGGTTCCGATCTAGTCTCCAATATGTCCGTCCAGATGTAGGGATGCTGGCCAATTCAGTCAATATCCTTGAATTGAGTAGACTCTATCATGCCTGCACAATCATACTTGCACACATGCTTTCTATCCAAGCCCTAGATCACACGAGTAACCATGACTTATTGAACTAAGAGCAACAAAAGATATCATGCTGGATCAcagttattagttttatttgagctttatattttttattgttgTATTTACATGATAACCATTCCCTAGGCTACCTATTGAAGGGTTAGAATATTTGAATCCAGGAGATTTTTAATAGACGAGACAATGACAATGGACCTCTGAACATAAAATGCTTAGATTTCAGCAAAACTCTGCCGATGAGGTCTGCCTTATAGGCTCTCAATTGGCCCACCTAATCAACTGAACGGATGCATAGAACCATCCTAtctagaaaattttcaagaaatgCTAATGAGGCCTATCatatcaacagtctagatcacttaAATAGATTAAAGATATGAACAGgagaattttattaatttattggaaTTGTAGCatttattgaaaaatgacattagAGGACTGTACCAATGTCATACATATTACGAAAAACACCttcctgcattttttttttatttttttacacacgcacacacatacactcacgccagtgggatttcaccacctatggatactaaaacccttgaccgggtgttgaaactcctgagagtctaccaccagagcaagagtaaagGATCCGTCCAGCATCTGCCTTTGGTACCATCTTCTCAACTGCACACCACCACACAATGTTAGCTAAACACGTGTGAAGATAGAttggacatgtggggcccacaaggcccACCTCTGATGATGCTGGATGCTTGGAGAAGGGATTCTACAAGGACCCAAAAAGAGATCTGATCGGATGATCACAGCCATCTGAATAAAgacatggaaaatggatggtgtCGATTTCACATCACCTTAATCCTATGGATGTGATTATCAATTATAATTGTTTTTGGCCCATGTACAAACTATTTCAATGGAACGGATTTTCTGCACTTCTTTTTGTTGGACGTCAACAATTGGTTTTGTTGGGCCACctaatgaagggttaggatcttcacATTGTGGATCGAACATCCACAGCCGATCTATAAAACAAATGGTTCAGATcaaataaacatgggcccacaacttgattgccaccaattgaatggttaggatcatcaaatcAAAAACTTTCTGGGCCTTTTTCTATTTAAAAGATCCACCCCTtgcccatccaagtgggccccTGCATAGATGGTACATGTTTTTAAAACCAAAACCATTCACACATCGATGGTTAGATGGCTGGGATCATCTGACCCATTGACTATTTTGAACCAAGTGCCATAGGCCGTCCCATGGTTCCAATACAATGCACCATACCTGGTACACCGGtagctcaatccaaaccgtcggaACGGTGGGCCCATTGCAAACTGAGTGTGGCTCAAAAACAGAGCAACCTGTAAAATCTAAACCATTGGAGCAAACCAATCGAATCAGCACCGTTGATTACAAATCCAATTTCAAGATTCAAATCCCATAATCCAATTTCAAGATTCAAATCCCATAATCCTATCAACTAACAGAGTAAAAAGGGAAAGTAGTTTTTTCTGTTCTTAGTTTCTAAACTTTCCATTCCAGTTTTCAACAAAGAAGAGCTTAAAATATGAGACGTTTTTAAGGCCACAGAAATGGAAAAGAGCCAAGGATGAATTGCCATGAAACACCAGAGATGCTTCTTCGATCTGACAGGAAACACCATAAACACCTCATGTGTCCAACATGTTCTTGCGGCCTGGCAAGCGGGCAGCCACCCATCTCTCATCGATTGATGGGaaacagatggtgggacccattacagGTAATACCGCCGCCACCCATGTGGGGAGGGAAGGTGGGGTGGCCCAGATCGGTCCGCTGAATGATGTCATCATTGTTCGAGACGCTCGTTACGTCCGAGCAGGTAGCTGAGGCGCCAGTATTGCTGTTTTCCGAGCGCAGGACGTCTGATTCAAGGATCCCACCCAGCTGAAGGACGGGATCAGAGAGGTTATGGCTGTCAGTGGTGGTGGTTGGAGTTAGCTTTGATTGCTGGAGCTTCTTTGTGTTGAGGAACCGTCCACCGGATCCCCTCGGTCGGTTGATCGCATGACGATGCCTAGACTCATGAAGGTATGGCTGCATATAATCACAGTTAGAAATCAAcgagaaaaataatgagagaaTAGGCAGTACATTCACAAGACCCGCACCAGTCATCCACTGGGCCCCATTGTTTAATATAAGATGGACTGTCCCTGATGTGGGCCGCGGATATGCACCGATGCAATCCAGTGGTTCATGCAGGTGGCCGGCCTGATGACTTGACCAGCATGAATTCCTGGTGATGGCACATTCACAAGGGCGCCCACCTAACGGACGGGCCGGATCTTGCACATACATGAAACATTGGCATGTGAGGGACGGATCTGTTCAGTAACATACTTTTCTATCTTTGATCAGTTTACTCTGAGCCTCTAGCTTGGCACGTAACATTCTCCGCCTGATGATTCCCCGGTATTGTTTTGCATTGACATAAATCGGACCATCCTCTTCAAGGTTGAGAGGGAGCGGCACACGTGCAGTAGCCATTCCCAACATTTGGGGATGAATCTGGTCACAGGTCCAATAAAACAATATAAACAAAGGGTGCAATACAAGAGAATTGTTACAAGAAACACATCCACATGCAGCAAGCCACTAGAAAACacacaagatccaagccattcatcaggtgggccccaccagattcCATTtgacaaaaaatcaggccaagacaagtatcaggtgggtcccacatcatgaaAAGGCCGATCGATGTTCCATTTTCAAACAAACGTGTTTGATCATTTTGAATCTAAATCTATTCATGCATGAGATCAATCCACAACTGTTATGGAATTTTTCAGgccttttttttaattgattattATGATTTGCTTTTATTTATcatgatttgtttttatttatttttcacatgAAGATCAATCCTAGGCTGTCAACATGTCAGGTCTGAGTCAGTTTTGGTGTACTCGTACcctgtgtttgtgtgtgtgtgtgtgtgattctAACACATCGAACGGAGGTTTGCTAAGTCCACACACATGTATAAGAGACCCGACTTACATTggtgtgagatctaatccatccctGATCGATTAGATGCCCTACCCGACACGGACCTGACTCATACATGACCCAAACACAAGCTCAGAAGACCCAATGGGGGCCTAAAGATTTTGAGGATCATTGCCAAGTCTCTGTGATTAGGGTGTTTCTATcttagattagattgatttgacatttgaaaTCAATGTAATAGTCGAGGCATCTTGATTAAAGATTTGTAAGAATGTTATCTTTATGCTTTTTGGGCTTCATAGAAGGGGGGGTCCACAGAAAGGGGGGTAGCTCCCTATAGGACAGCCTATTTTGTtagccactgattggatggttgggaggAACCAAGTGATTCTTAAGAGCAAAGGGAatcggaggtgggtcccacatgattaaCAGTTCAGAACCATGATTACATACTTATCATCATTTACCTAGACCATCAAGTTTGTTTGTCCAtggatcaaatggttaggattatcaGTTCGAAGTAATTCTTGCAAGGAACAATGGaagtggaggtgggacccacaagaggGGCAATCTAGATCAATGAAGATGTTTTTGTCAttaatgatctagaccatccattttggtgCCGTTGATAAGATGACTAAAGATCAGCATATCAAAGTGAACTAGGGGAGAACAACAAATCAGCCGTAGGGTCCACAAATCAACattttagatccatgatcagcaGGTTTTTTGTCATAAATGATTTGGATAGTCCATTTTGTTAAGCATTGAtcggatggctaagatcatcaaatcaaagtgattcttgagaGTAAAAGGGATATCCAAGGCAGAGCCCACAAAATGATCAGTCCAGATCAATGTTTAGACTTGTCATAAATGATATAGACTATTTACTTTGTTGGCCACTGACTGGATGGCTAAGACAATTAGATTAAAACAATTCTTGAGAGAAATGGGAAAGTAGAGGTGGGGCCCATAAGTCAGTCAAATCCATGATCAGACACTATTTTATCAtaaatgatccggaccatccattatgttgccaattgatcagatggttaggattataaGATCAaagtggttaggatcatcatatTGAAGTGATTCTAGAGCAGAACGGGGAACTACAAGTGGGGCCAAGAACATGGAAACTCCCAAGATTAAACATTTTTTCATCAGAAATGATTTCAACCATCCActtcttttggatatttgattgGTGGCCAGCATCAATAGATCAAAGTGATTCTTTTGAGGCATGAAGAgtcaggtggggccaccttgtGGACAATCCACATCCATGATTAAATTCTTTCCATAAATGATCaagaccatccattttgttggcCAATGATTGGATAGACATAATTGTTAAATAAAATAGATTCTCAAGTCACCAGCTGAAGCAAAGGTGGAAGGCGCACATGATGGACGACAGTCTTCATGCATGTTTGGTCCTTTTTTGTCAAAAATGAATTAAACCTTCCATTTTATTGAACATTGATCGatgtttagatcattttatagggcCACCTTGTGGACTCTTCACATTCATGATCAATTCTTTTTGTCACaaatgatctagactgtccattaagttggccattgattattttttttaaggatcaTAACAATTCATTAAAACAAAAGGGATGACAAGGCATAATCCAAAgacaaaaggaaaaatataaatataaataaaaaagaggCCTCTTACAAAGAGCCAAAAAAATCCCCAAATACATTGACTATACTGACCCATTCAATGTTTTGATCAAGCCAAACCAAACTCGACTGTTTTGATCGAGCCAAACCAAACTCAACTGTTTTGATCAAGCCAAACCACCCAAGCACTAGGCATGAGACTGTCAATGGGTATTCATTTGCCCGAAAACCCGAAATATCTGACCCAAGAAAATCCTTTTCGGATTCAGATTTTTGTCCTGATTACCCAACTTCTAAGCATTATCATATCCATATCCACCTTACGCAATGGTATTTTCGTAATTTAtccaattaaaaatattttaactaAAATATTAAACCTAACATATGATCAtagtcgaatcttaagcaaaaacaatttgaatcccaccttttgaatccttttttatatgaatcctacgattttatgatttgaatcctacgatttaggattcaaatcctgatttatgatacatattatacttgttttcttctattttaagcttcacctggctttcattttatattattaaattaGCAGGGGctttaagaataataataaaaataaaataagaagaagaagaagaggaattgtttagaaaaggtaaattattttatttggttttttAATAAGAGATTAGATgctatatattctcttcaatgttaaatcatagagctttttttaatgatttattacttcTTAACTGGCCAAAACaccaaaattgatgtatgacttatctagaatgtttttatcgatggttacgatcatgttgaGTTGTATATACTGTGGAATGGTGgttataaatcaaaatatctaTTTTCGTCAGTCTACAAAATTAAATGTTGCTTTTCCAACGTgattatgcattttttttttaaaggtaacaagaacataaattattaaagtatccttgtatgctttttaagaaaaatttcttgaaagacaaaagagaagaagaaaacataGAATCCTTTAAAACTATCATGACGTGGTATTACAATGTGCAtgttgatggcaaaaggatgattgttgagtttttaagttttatttatttatttatattttcatatatttaaaagaattataagaAAAAATTCACGATTTACGATATGATTTGCGTTTCGATACAATTCAAACCTTACGATTTCCAatacgataacgattttgacaacacaGGCTATGATATATTAAATTCTTTGTCGTTGCTGACACCGACTTCGATGATGAGGTTGTTATGGTGGTCGTTGCTAATGACTGACTATATATTATTAAAGTTGCTAAATCTTTTAATTTAAATGCGCTGGGATTTAGGTTTATATTAGGTAATTATGTTATCGAAATTGCAATTTTTTACTAGTTTATTAGGTATTTATCCATGTTGAAAATATTTTTCTAATTGTATTAGGTATTTAACTTTTTTAGTtgtttttatttaaatattagtcAGATATCCGATTACCTGACTATCCGACTTCCTTGGATTACATTCGTATTTCACTTTTATACAACTTCTTTAGATGATCTCCAAATCCATGTCCGTATTATCCAACCCTAACTGCGCATAAAGATAAACACCACATAATTTTCCCTTTCTTGCATCCCTTCCCGCAACCAATCCAAGCCCTAAGGAAAGCCCCAATATCCTCTGCAAATATGGAAAGAAATTTCCTTTATATGGATTGCACATAAGAACTATGAAAGAAAAAAGTGATTCACCAATTCTGCATCCTTAAGACACATGATGCACCCGTTCAAGACACATGATGCAGCCATTCGTACTGTAAAGACTTCACTTCCTAAAAGAGATCTCGCCTATTCTAAACATGTGTTGTGTGTGCAAGCAAGATGCAGAAACCATTGATCACTTGGGTTATGACCCTTCACCAATTATGCCCCTTTCACCATGTCCTAGCTGCTTTCGAGGTGCATTGGGTTATGCCAGGTTCAGTTTGGGATCTCCTTTGGACGTTGCATGGGGTAACAAGGGGAACAAAGACCATTCTAGCTGGCTCCTGTCGCTGCCGGCTGTGTGGTGGTCAATTTGGGGTGAAAGAAATAGTAGGTGCTTCTGGGATTCCCCTCAATCGGTTGAGTCTGTGGCAGAGGCAGTCTTAAAGTTGCTTTCTGATTGGATAAAATTTAGTTGTTCTCAGGTCTAAGCCCTGGTCCCTGGCCGCTGGCAAGTATTCTTTTGTATTCTTTGCCGCCAGTTATTTGCTCGCAGCTTTCTAAtaaaatcatcataaaaaaaaaagacttcaCTTCTTAAGGTTGTCCATGGCAAGAACCTCATTTTTTGCCCACCAACCAAAAACACGCAAGAACAAGGGGAGGGGCATTGTCTTTCCAGATAAGATTAATGTGGTCCCCATGAGGATGGTGAAATCTTTGATCTCGTCCACCGAAAGGTTTCTACAAGATCTTGGGGCACAAATGTATGCTCCTACCAACTCTAACACAATGAGATATGGAACCATCACAAGCAACCGCTATCCTAAACAGCCTGGGAATGCCATGCGAAGCGGGTTGTCCCCATACCATTTTTCCATCCAAAACATCATGCACGAGCCCTCCCCTTGCTTGAAAAGGATTTCCCTTATGAATGAATCTGCCGCTTCAATCACTGATTTCTGCAACCCGAACCCCTTAATAAGGGGAACCACCCTCCTACCACCCCATATGATTGGATAGATGTAACTGTAAAATCaatgagaagagattctcaagtCATGGCATCGAGCAAAGGTGGAAC is a genomic window of Magnolia sinica isolate HGM2019 chromosome 15, MsV1, whole genome shotgun sequence containing:
- the LOC131226793 gene encoding nuclear transcription factor Y subunit A-3-like isoform X1, giving the protein MHNTGKKEPDQSSVHSGIAYTASCPSWWNAAGSQIPQSSFSKSLNLNLDSPTQHCHNTKQLGRQLQDQESSSTQSTGQSHHDAVNVGGGNLHGHCISGQSGNDETYGKRPNADGHVKSVLSLGGPDLGFPRSQVDHSQSVARFPYAYVDPYYCGIMASYGPQAIIHPQMLGMATARVPLPLNLEEDGPIYVNAKQYRGIIRRRMLRAKLEAQSKLIKDRKPYLHESRHRHAINRPRGSGGRFLNTKKLQQSKLTPTTTTDSHNLSDPVLQLGGILESDVLRSENSNTGASATCSDVTSVSNNDDIIQRTDLGHPTFPPHMGGGGITCNGSHHLFPINR